Proteins encoded by one window of Sphaerodactylus townsendi isolate TG3544 linkage group LG02, MPM_Stown_v2.3, whole genome shotgun sequence:
- the LOC125426293 gene encoding membrane-spanning 4-domains subfamily A member 8-like, translating into MAHAREAKEVENPQVGVLEKMLKVEAKTLGVTQIMIGLIHIGFGAVPLVLFGNYFPLTSFLGYPFWGGGCALWEFIASGSLSVSIENHLNRCLVQSSVGMNITSAVMALTGVSLYISELILNRSFFFFLKVSNSVGPSVLLLLFSLLEFCITVSTAHFGCQAVCCNSVPNLCFWLCAYDFDILVEGHIFKLEIHFYL; encoded by the exons AACCCTCAGGTGGGAGTACTGGAGAAAATGCTCAAAGTAGAGGCCAAAACTCTGGGG GTCACTCAGATCATGATTGGGCTGATTCACATCGGCTTTGGGGCTGTCCCATTAGTTCTTTTTGGAAACTACTTCCCTTTAACTTCTTTCCTAGGATATCCATTCTGGGGTGGAGGCTGTGCCTTGTGGGAA TTCATCGCTTCTGGATCCCTTTCGGTGTCAATTGAGAATCATCTGAACAGGTGTTTG GTGCAAAGCAGTGTGGGAATGAACATCACAAGTGCTGTAATGGCATTAACTGGTGTGAGTCTATATATCTCAGAACTGATTTTAAAT aggagtttcttcttttttttaaaggtg TCCAATAGTGTTGGCCCgtctgttctcctcctcctcttcagttTGCTGGAGTTTTGCATCACCGTTTCAACAGCACATTTTGGATGCCAAGCTGTGTGCTGCAACAGTGTCCCG AATCTTTGCTTCTGGTTGTGTGCGTACGACTTTGATATCCTTGTAGAAGGCCACATCTTCAAGCTCGAGATCCATTTCTATCTTTAG